TCAGGCTATCTCGGAGGCGCAGGTCGCCACCGTCCCCGGAACCGCGTTCGGGACGCCCGGCTACGCCCGCATCTCCTATGCCAACAGCAAGGAGCGCCTGCAGGAGGCCGTCGACCGCCTCGCCGAGGCTGACCTCATCTAAGACCGGCGAACAGGGTGTCATACCCGGCCACACCGTTGCCACGCTCCGGCGAATCGTTATCAGTTAGCCGCTGGAACAGCTGGTATGCGAACCCGTAGAACGATGCTCGCTCTCTCGGCCGGCACGCTCTGTCTCGCCGGCTGTGGCGCGCCCGGCGGAGGCTCGGGCGGCAGTCTCGCTATCGAAACGTCGGACGCGACCGCCGCGCCCGGCGAGACGGCGCGGATAGAGGTGCAGGCCTCGTCCGTCGGCGTGATGACGTGGCAGATGACCGAGATTCCCGAGAACTGGCAGGTGACACACGAGAGCTTCGAGCCCGAACCCACCGCGGTTCGGGAGTCCTACCCGCCCGAACTCGTCTGGGACCCCGTCGCTGATTCGGTGACGGGAACGCTGGCCGTCGTCGTCCCGGACAACGCATCGCCTGGCGAGTACACGATGGCAGTGGAGGCAGGAACCGACAGCTCCGACGAGCGGGCCGTCTCCGAAGCGACGGTCACCGTCGAGTAGTTACTCGCCGCGTTCGTCGACAATCCGGTCGATAATTCGACCTGTCGACAGGAGCCGGTCAGCCGCCTCGGCCTCTAGTGGGCTGGCCCGGCGGATGTCACAGTCGAGACCCCGAGCGGACAGCGCCGCTTCGAGTTGCTCGTCGTCGTGGTGCTGGTCGTAGCCCAGCGCGATGATGTCCGGTTCGATGCGCTCAATCGGAACGAAGATGTCCTCGGGATGGCCGAGGTGTGCTTCGTCGACCGGTTTGAGCGCGCTGACCATCTTCCGACGTTGCTCGTCCGGAACAATCGGTGTTTCCTTGTGCGTGACGTTGACCGATCGGGCGACGATGACGTGGAGTTCGTCACCCATCTCGGCAGCGTCCTGCAGATAGTGGACGTGGCCCGGGTGCAGGATGTCGAAGGTTCCCTGCGCGACGACGCGTGTCACTGGTCAAACTCCTCCTCGCGGAGCTCCGCGTCGATATCGGCCTGATCGAAATCGAAAAAGGACTCCTCCGGCGGCTCCACGTCGAGCACCGGGAGGTCAACGACCGAGCCGTCGCTGTCGAAGGCCTTCCAGTCGTCGCGGCCGTACGGATAGCCGATGATGATATGGACATCGCCGCGGCCGAACGTGGCGAGGTCGGCGTCGCTGGGTTTGAGGACACCGTTCGGGTGAGAATGGATCGACCCCGCCGCTCGCATGTCGTTTGGCACCATACTCGTCTTGACGGTCGCACTGACCGGATTCGACTCTGTTCCTGGAATGACCAGAACATCGGTCAGAACAGTACCGTCGTCGTCGAGCCCGAGCTTGCTGGCGTCATCGCCCCGGAGAAAGCCCATATACTCGTTGGGATGGGCTTCCTCGGAGGCTGCGAGCGCGAACTCGAGTGCGGACTCCGCGATCCCGAGTATCCCGCTCGTTCGGAACAACCCCATACCATGCTGTCGGGTCGGACGCTTTTTACGCGTTGTGTTCGTCCCTCCGTGGATTCCGAAGAGTACAAACGGGGGAGCACCGAAGGATTGACAAATGTCTTCGCCAACTGGCACCGGTGACGGTGCGACGGTCCCCGACGGCGGGACCATTGTCTACGATCTCGCGGACCAATGTACGTCCGATGATCTCGAAGAAGGCGCACTGTACCACGCAACTGTCAACGGCACCGTCGAATACGGTGTGTTCGTCGACCTCTCCGACGCTGTCTCCGGCCTCGTCCACGACTCTAATCTCTTGGGCCAGTACGATGTGGGCGACGAGCTTATCGTTGAACTCGGTGAGATCCGCCCCGACGGCGACCTGAGCTTCGAGGAAGTACGGGTCGCTGACTACGAGGAACAGCACGTTGCCCACGGCAAGGCGACCACCGTCGCCGACCTCTACGACGCGACCGGTGAGACGGTCATCATCGAGGGGCAGGTCGTTCAGATAAAACAGACTGGCGGCCCGACGGTGTTTCAGGTCCGCGATGAGGCCGGCATCGTCCCCTGTGCCGCCTTCGAAGAGGCCGGTGTCCGGGCGCACCCTGACGTCGAAATCGACGACATCGTCCGCGTCTCCGGGCGCGCCGAGGAGCGCGACGACGGTCTGCAGGTCGAGGCCGAATCGCTGACGGTACTCGACGGTGAGGCGGCCGCCGACATCGAGGACGAACTCGACGCCGCGCTGGCCGAGGCCGCCGAACCGGCCGACGTAGAACCGCTTGTCGAGTGG
The Haloarcula sp. CBA1129 genome window above contains:
- a CDS encoding adenylyltransferase/cytidyltransferase family protein; its protein translation is MTRVVAQGTFDILHPGHVHYLQDAAEMGDELHVIVARSVNVTHKETPIVPDEQRRKMVSALKPVDEAHLGHPEDIFVPIERIEPDIIALGYDQHHDDEQLEAALSARGLDCDIRRASPLEAEAADRLLSTGRIIDRIVDERGE
- a CDS encoding Mov34/MPN/PAD-1 family protein; translated protein: MGLFRTSGILGIAESALEFALAASEEAHPNEYMGFLRGDDASKLGLDDDGTVLTDVLVIPGTESNPVSATVKTSMVPNDMRAAGSIHSHPNGVLKPSDADLATFGRGDVHIIIGYPYGRDDWKAFDSDGSVVDLPVLDVEPPEESFFDFDQADIDAELREEEFDQ